The following proteins are encoded in a genomic region of Primulina huaijiensis isolate GDHJ02 chromosome 3, ASM1229523v2, whole genome shotgun sequence:
- the LOC140974172 gene encoding 8-hydroxygeraniol dehydrogenase-like, protein MAKSPETEHPVKAVGWASNDTSGVLAPFKFSRRATGEHDVQFKVMYCGVCHSDLHMVKNEWGFTLYPIVPGHEIVGIVTEVGEKVEKFKVGDKVGVGCLVGSCRQCDQCAIDLENYCSKQIFTYNMPCSDGTVTYGGYSNLMVADEHFVIRWPENLPLDIGAPLLCAGISTYSPLRFFGLDKPGLKVGIVGLGGLGHVAVKFAKAFGTYVTVISTSINKKKEAIESLGADEFLVSRDPEQMQAAAGTLDGILDTVSAVHPLVPLISLLKPDGKLILVGAPEKPLELHTFPLIQGRKTIAGSAIGGLKETQEMIDFAAKNNILPEVEMINIDYINTAMERLLKSDVKYRFVIDIEKSLKAE, encoded by the exons ATGGCGAAATCACCGGAAACAGAGCATCCAGTGAAGGCTGTTGGATGGGCTTCAAACGACACTTCTGGGGTTTTAGCTCCTTTCAAGTTCTCCAGAAG GGCTACTGGGGAGCATGATGTGCAGTTCAAAGTTATGTATTGTGGCGTGTGCCATTCTGATCTTCATATGGTCAAGAACGAATGGGGATTTACTCTATATCCTATCGTCCCTGG GCATGAGATCGTGGGGATAGTTACTGAGGTAGGTGAAAAGGTGGAGAAATTCAAGGTTGGAGACAAAGTAGGCGTAGGTTGCTTGGTTGGATCATGCCGCCAATGTGATCAGTGTGCTATTGATCTCGAAAATTACTGTTCCAAACAAATATTCACATACAATATGCCTTGCTCTGACGGGACCGTTACATATGGAGGTTATTCTAATCTCATGGTTGCTGACGAGCATTTCGTCATTCGTTGGCCTGAGAATCTGCCTCTCGATATTGGTGCTCCTCTCTTATGTGCTGGGATCTCGACTTACAGCCCATTAAGGTTCTTTGGACTTGACAAGCCAGGGTTGAAAGTTGGTATAGTTGGTCTTGGTGGCCTCGGCCATGTAGCCGTGAAGTTTGCTAAGGCTTTCGGGACTTATGTGACAGTCATCAGTACATCGATCAATAAAAAGAAGGAAGCTATTGAAAGTCTTGGCGCTGATGAGTTTTTAGTTAGCCGCGATCCTGAGCAGATGCAG GCTGCAGCAGGAACTTTGGATGGAATCCTTGATACTGTGTCCGCAGTTCATCCCCTAGTACCTTTGATAAGTTTGTTAAAGCCCGATGGAAAGCTTATCTTGGTTGGTGCTCCAGAAAAGCCACTTGAGCTTCACACCTTTCCCCTGATTCAAG GGAGGAAGACAATAGCCGGAAGTGCAATAGGGGGCCTGAAAGAGACTCAAGAAATGATCGATTTTGCAGCCAAGAACAATATACTACCGGAGGTGGAGATGATCAATATAGATTATATAAACACCGCTATGGAGCGTCTCCTGAAATCTGATGTGAAGTATCGGTTCGTCATTGACATTGAAAAATCGTTGAAAGCTGAGTGA
- the LOC140974173 gene encoding probable glycosyltransferase At5g03795, whose translation MSAVKPQQMSSSASVFTLRGSLLTLSIVTLVSFTYISFKSLNSPSLQSPDSPLTSQSQVKNDADLFPAEGYAVKDMDASDDEYGDVFHSPKVFRLNYEEMKTRFKVYIYSDGDPNTYYQTPRKLTGKYASEGYFFQNLRESNYVTDDPNLADLFFIPISCHKMRGKGISYDNMTTIVQKYVDSLISKYPYWNRTLGADHFFVTCHDVGVRATEGLPNLIKNSIRVVCSPSYDVGFIPHKDVALPQVLQPFALPAGGNDVENRTILGFWAGHRNSKIRVILAREWENDTELDISNNRINRATGHLEYQKRFYRNKFCICPGGSQVNSARITDSIHYGCIPVILSDFYDLPFNDILNWRKFAVVLKERDVYQLKQILKNITQAEFVTLHNNLVKVQKHFRWNSPPVKQDAFHMVMYELWLRHHVIKY comes from the exons ATGTCGGCGGTGAAACCCCAGCAGATGTCGTCTTCCGCCTCCGTATTCACTCTCCGAGGCTCCCTACTCACTCTTAGTATCGTAACACTAGTGTCCTTCACTTACATTTCCTTTAAATCCCTCAACTCCCCATCTCTACAATCCCCCGATTCCCCTCTCACTTCTCAATCTCAG gTGAAAAACGACGCAGATTTGTTTCCTGCGGAGGGATATGCGGTTAAAGATATGGATGCGAGTGATGATGAATATGGCGACGTTTTCCACAGTCCGAAGGTGTTTAGGTTGAACTACGAGGAAATGAAGACAAGATTTAAGGTTTACATATATTCGGACGGGGATCCGAATACGTATTACCAGACCCCGAGGAAGCTGACAGGGAAGTACGCGAGCGAGGGGTATTTTTTCCAGAATCTTAGAGAGAGCAATTACGTGACGGATGATCCGAATCTTGCAGATTTGTTCTTCATTCCGATCTCTTGTCATAAGATGCGAGGCAAG GGAATATCCTATGACAATATGACCACAATCGTCCAGAAGTACGTGGACAGCTTAATATCCAAGTATCCATATTGGAACAGAACACTGGGTGCAGATCACTTTTTTGTTACTTGCCATGATGTTGGTGTGAGGGCCACTGAAGGACTTCCAAATCTGATAAAAAATTCGATTCGTGTTGTTTGCTCTCCAAGTTATGATGTTGGCTTCATACCACATAAAGATGTTGCTCTCCCTCAAGTTCTTCAACCATTTGCCCTTCCAGCTGGAGGAAATGATGTGGAAAATAG GACAATTCTCGGTTTCTGGGCCGGGCATAGAAATTCTAAAATCAGGGTCATCTTGGCGCGTGAATGGGAAAATGATACAGAACTTGATATTTCAAACAATAGAATTAACAGGGCGACCGGACATCTTGAGTATCAAAAGAGATTTTACAGAAATAAGTTCTGCATATGTCCTGGTGGCTCTCAGGTGAATAGTGCCCGCATAACAGATTCTATACATTATGGATGCATACCTG TGATACTTTCTGATTTCTATGACTTGCCTTTCAATGATATTCTGAATTGGAGAAAATTTGCGGTGGTACTAAAGGAGAGAGATGTTTATCAGCTTAAACAAATTCTTAAGAATATAACACAAGCAGAATTTGTCACACTGCACAACAATTTGGTCAAG GTCCAGAAGCACTTCCGATGGAACTCGCCTCCTGTGAAACAGGATGCATTCCATATGGTCATGTATGAGCTCTGGTTACGACACCATGTGATCAAATACTAA
- the LOC140974174 gene encoding uncharacterized protein translates to MNGVLRSAASVFPLEMKRSISAIITPQPLLSSGQSSVFVIFSFFKPLSFSIAPAAEPVSQSESTVGEISFQLFSLLSQPNWQKHPSFRRLIPVISPSLFSSFLSQHPHLNPHTALGFFNILSGSPTFKPNVQTYSSLLRILIRSRNFGVAEKTRMLMIKSCETAEEAGLALCVLREMNSCHDDFRFKLSVRCYNTLLMMLTRFLLIDDIKCVYGEMLDDKMPPNIYTFNTLINAFCKLGDVSEAELYLNKILQAGLRPDTHTYTSFILGHCRRKDVDAGRTIFMTMPQKGCRRNEVSYNNLMHGLCEAGRVDEAKELFMEMGVDNCKPNVRTYTILINALCGLDRRLEALNLFQEMKEKGCEPNVHTYTVIIDGTCKDGKLDEAQGILNAMLDRNLAPSVVTYNALINGYCKKGMVDTALEIFDMMKARNCSPNVRTYNELISGFCEIRNVHKAMALLTKMQEQNMSPDIVTFNLLVYGQCKDGDLDCAFHLLRIMEEKNVVADQITFGTLIDALCEKGRVDKAYEIFGSLKVKGIKANEVIYTALIDGYCNVENVDFALTLFEKMLTEGCLPNLASYNALINGLCKVKRLPEAAQFMERMLDAGMKPSIVTYTVLMDQMLKELAFEQAYKVLNQMIALGHKPDVCIYTSFLLAYCNQGKLKEAEDVMVEMKKEGVLPDLMAYTVLIDGYGRSGSVNLAFDTFVSMVTAGYEPSNYTYSVLIKHLSLAKQINENDSGTKLHLKMDSGSINIVDVWKIMEYDTALKLFKEMNERGCMPNITTYDALITGLCREGRITEAWRLVTHMKQCGISPNEVIYNTLLSCCCKLKLYEEALDVVETMHKHEFLPHLEPYKLLICGLYEKGNNEKAKSIFSRLLHCGYNYDEVAWKVLIDGLQKRGFLDGSFELFTVMEKNGCQVNPQTSTMIMDGLMVQRDGP, encoded by the coding sequence ATGAATGGCGTCCTCCGCTCCGCCGCCTCCGTATTCCCCCTCGAGATGAAACGATCGATATCCGCCATTATTACACCGCAGCCGCTACTCTCCTCAGGTCAATCTTCCGTTTTTGTCATCTTTTCATTCTTCAAACCCCTATCATTCTCTATCGCACCCGCAGCCGAACCCGTTTCCCAATCAGAATCAACTGTCGGTGAAATCTCCTTTCAATTGTTTTCTCTACTCTCCCAACCCAATTGGCAAAAGCATCCTTCTTTCAGGAGATTAATCCCGGTGATATCCCCTTCACTTTTCTCCTCATTCCTCTCTCAGCATCCTCATCTCAATCCTCATACTGCCCTCGGCTTCTTCAATATTCTCTCCGGTTCCCCCACTTTTAAGCCAAATGTGCAGACGTATTCATCTCTGTTACGCATTTTGATCCGGAGTAGGAATTTCGGGGTCGCGGAGAAAACGAGGATGCTGATGATTAAGTCCTGTGAGACTGCCGAGGAAGCGGGTCTGGCATTGTGTGTTTTGCGGGAGATGAATAGTTGCCATGATGATTTTAGATTTAAACTTAGTGTGAGGTGCTATAACACGCTCTTGATGATGCTGACGAGGTTTCTTCTGATTGATGACATTAAATGTGTTTATGGGGAGATGTTGGATGATAAGATGCCTCCAAATATTTATACTTTTAATACATTGATTAATGCATTTTGTAAATTGGGTGATGTGAGTGAAGCTGAGTTGTATCTGAATAAGATTTTGCAGGCTGGGTTGAGACCCGATACGCATACGTACACGTCATTTATTTTAGGACATTGTAGGAGAAAGGATGTTGATGCTGGAAGAACGATTTTCATGACAATGCCACAAAAGGGTTGTCGGAGGAATGAAGTTTCTTACAATAACTTGATGCATGGATTGTGTGAAGCAGGAAGGGTGGACGAGGCAAAGGAGTTATTCATGGAAATGGGGGTTGATAATTGTAAGCCGAATGTCCGAACCTACACAATTCTTATCAATGCTTTGTGTGGTTTGGATAGGAGGTTGGAGGCTTTGAACCTGTTCCAGGAGATGAAGGAAAAGGGTTGTGAGCCCAATGTTCACACTTATACAGTTATTATTGATGGTACTTGTAAAGATGGTAAGCTGGATGAAGCACAGGGAATATTGAATGCTATGTTAGATAGGAATTTGGCTCCAAGCGTAGTGACTTATAATGCATTGATCAATGGGTACTGTAAGAAGGGGATGGTTGATACCGCTCTTGAGATATTTGACATGATGAAGGCAAGAAATTGTAGTCCGAATGTACGGACATATAATGAGTTAATATCTGGATTCTGTGAGATAAGAAACGTGCACAAGGCAATGGCACTTCTCACTAAGATGCAAGAGCAGAATATGTCTCCAGATATAGTCACTTTTAACCTTTTAGTTTATGGACAATGTAAGGATGGTGATCTAGATTGCGCTTTTCACCTGCTTAGGATAATGGAAGAGAAAAATGTTGTCGCTGATCAAATTACTTTTGGTACTCTTATTGATGCTTTATGTGAGAAAGGAAGGGTTGATAAGGCTTATGAAATATTTGGTTCTCTCAAAGTGAAAGGAATAAAGGCTAATGAAGTTATATATACTGCTTTGATTGATGGTTACTGCAATGTGGAAAATGTTGATTTTGCCTTGACTTTGTTCGAAAAAATGCTCACTGAGGGTTGCCTTCCAAACTTGGCTTCTTACAATGCGCTGATCAACGGGTTGTGCAAAGTGAAAAGACTACCTGAAGCTGCACAATTTATGGAAAGGATGTTGGATGCAGGCATGAAGCCCTCAATTGTTACTTACACTGTTCTCATGGATCAAATGCTAAAAGAATTGGCGTTTGAACAAGCATATAAGGTTTTAAATCAAATGATTGCTCTGGGGCATAAACCTGATGTCTGTATATACACTTCATTCCTTCTTGCTTATTGCAACCAAGGAAAATTGAAAGAAGCAGAAGATGTAATGGttgaaatgaaaaaagaagGCGTCCTACCTGATTTGATGGCTTACACAGTGTTAATTGATGGATATGGACGTTCAGGATCCGTAAATCTTGCTTTTGATACCTTTGTATCTATGGTTACTGCTGGGTATGAACcatctaattatacatattcTGTTTTAATAAAACATCTCTCACTTGCAAAACAAATCAATGAAAATGATAGTGGAACAAAGCTTCATCTGAAAATGGATAGTGGCTCTATCAATATTGTTGATGTATGGAAAATTATGGAATATGATACAGCTCTCAAACTCTTTAAGGAGATGAATGAGCGTGGATGCATGCCGAATATAACCACTTACGATGCACTCATCACTGGACTTTGCAGAGAAGGGCGCATCACTGAAGCCTGGAGGTTGGTTACTCATATGAAACAATGTGGAATCTCTCCAAATGAAGTCATATACAACACACTACTAAGCTGTTGCTGCAAATTGAAACTGTACGAGGAAGCTCTAGATGTGGTTGAGACCATGCACAAGCATGAATTTTTGCCTCATTTAGAGCCCTATAAGTTACTTATTTGTGGTTTATATGAAAAGGGAAATAATGAGAAAGCTAAATCAATCTTCTCCAGGTTGCTTCACTGTGGTTACAACTATGATGAAGTGGCTTGGAAGGTTTTAATTGATGGCTTACAAAAAAGAGGGTTTCTGGACGGAAGCTTTGAGTTGTTTACCGTCATGGAAAAAAATGGCTGCCAGGTTAATCCTCAGACTTCTACAATGATAATGGACGGGCTAATGGTTCAAAGAGATGGACCATAA